From Phocoena sinus isolate mPhoSin1 chromosome 16, mPhoSin1.pri, whole genome shotgun sequence:
CCCACTCCCCCACTCCCAACACCAGGAGTGGGACTGGGCTGACGCCTCCACTTCCTCCACAGGATCCAAGACCAAGGAAGGTGTTGTGCAGAGTGTGACCTCAGGTGAGGAGCCCCAGTACCCGGGGACGTGGAGGCTAGGACTTGCAGGGACTTTTGCACCCTGGTGCTAAAGGCCCAAGCCCAGGCACCTCCTTTCCCCCCTGCTGTACACGGACCCAGATTTCTCCAGAATCTGGGGCTAGACCCAGGGTGAACTGCCCCCATCGTCGTCAGAGCTCCCCTGGAGTCAGAAAGGGGACAGCCTAAGGTCTCCAGTAGAGCCAGAGTTTTGAGCGCCCTGGGAAAGGGGCTGCTCTGGCCTGACGGGAAGGCCaggcctgggtggggtggggtcagggCCAAAGCCAGCTAGATTCCTCCCACAGTGGCTGAGAAGACCAAGGAGCACGCCAACGCCGTGAGCGAGGCCGTGGTCTCCAGTGTCAACACCGTGGCCACCAAGACCGTAGAGGAAGCAGAGAACATCGCGATCACCTCCAGAGTGGTGCACAAGGTGAGACCTggtccccagccctggccctcagCCCTGTCCCATCCTTTCCCCTGGGCCCCAGGGAGGCCAGCTGGGGAGGAGTCACTATCACCCCACTGACATACAGGGGAATGGAGACTCAGGGGCCCTGGTCTGCGTTTGGTGTTGTCACATCCATTAAGTCCTGGAATCCTCACGACCACCCCTGTGAGCAGAGCTCTGTGGGGCCCAGTTGGAATGAGGCTCAAAACCACATTCTCCTGACGGCGCTCAGCATTTAGGAGACACCCCATTCCATAGCGAAAGAGGGGTCCTCAGGGCCCCGAGTGGTGACGGGCGGCCTCCCACGGGCAGTGGACACCAGCTCAGAGCTGCCAGGTCACCGCCAACCCAGTGTCCAGCCTCCCTCCGGGCGGGGCAGGGCCTCCTCCTCCAAGGAGCAGCAGGGAAACAGCGCCCCCTGGTGACGGAAAAAGAGTGAGGGTTCTGACCACACCCTCTGCCTCCACCTTTGCgagcgtgcgtgtgtgcgtgcttGTGCCTGGTGTGAgtgtgcccgtgtgtgtgtgcgcgcgcacgcacgcgcGCCGGGCAACAGAGAGCACAGGAGCAGGGGAGCACTCCCAGGGGGTGGAGGCTGGCTGGGAGAACTGTCCCAGAACCCACCACAGAAAGACTCTGCTTGAAGCATTTTACACCGACTAACTCATTTCTTTGGCCCAAAATCCCATGAGACAGGGTGtggaaatgaggcccagagagatatGGTAATCAAGGTCCCATGGCTAGTCTGAGTGAGCCTGCAATTCTCTGGGCAGCCTGGGTCCCGAGACTGTGCTCTGAAAGGGAGACTCTGAGCAGGAGATCGGGAGATCATGGTGGGAGCACTGTGGGCAGGAGGTTTTCCTATTCCAGAGATGTGCCGTCTCAGCTCTGTATGAGGCTGTGCTTTAGAAAGCTCTCCTACCTGGCACAGGCCCCGAGGGGCCTGTAGAGTCCCAGGCACCCAGCACTTTGAATCCCTGCTCCAGGGAGTGGGTGGGTGGAAGGGTAGGGGGTCACCCTGCCCCTGGCTCTGGGGGCAGCACCAAGGCATCTGTTTCCAGGGCCAGCACAAGGTCTCCGGATCCTAGGAACAGGCAGGTGCCCTTCCTTCTAGTTCCCAGCTCTGCCTCgtcctagctctgtgaccttgggaagctACTCAACCTCTCGGGGCCTCCATGTTTTCAGCTGTAAaatgcctggggtggggggagggtggggctgagagTATCCATTTCACTGGGCTGAGATGATGCAGGGAAATGGCCCCCATGATGCAGCTTCGCCTTGCTCGTGGTGAGCACCCGACAAAGGGAGGTGactacatcatcatcatcagtgCCCCTGGGCACTACCCAAATGTACCCCAGGAGatcccaggcccctccctccctcatcccctaGCAAAAGAGGCCTTGGGATGGGGCCAGGCTGCCGCTGCACCTCTGAGCAGCAGCCTGGGCACTCCTCTCTGACTTTGGAGGAGGGCTGGTGAGCCCTTGGAGCTACCCCAAGGAAGACATTTCCTGGTGACACCCAAAAACCAGCCGTGACTCGCCCTCCAGTGAACCGTAGAAGGATGCAGCACTGCCAGTCTGTCTGACCGTTCATGCCACTGGCCTCATGCACCCACCTTGGGGCAGCAGGACTAGGTAGGCGGCCACCTGTCCTTTGCCTGGAGAGCCTGCCCCAACTCTGGCTGCCCCAGTCCACCAAGGGGCAGGATGGCCCCATGGTAACGGAGAGGTGGCAGGACCCTCCAGAGGTAGGAGCTGAGACTAGTGTCCAAGCTGATCACCCAGTCTGGCCCAGCCTACCAGCATTCACACGACCACCCCCAGACAGGCCGCCATCTCAGGCAAGCGCCTGGCCGGGTGTAGGTGGATAGAAGGAGACAGGAAGTGGGAGAGGACCATATAACCACTGCTGGTTCCAGCCAGACCTGCCTGAGCCCAGTGCCCATccaggaggcagggagaaggAAAGCGGGTGGCACTCATGCTACTGGGATAGGGTTGGGCCTGGAGCAAACCAGACCTGATCCCTACAAGCCTCACTGCTTTGACCTCTGAGGCCTTAAGCTGGATACCTGGCCTCTCTAGGCATAGGGTCCCCATGTGAATGGTGATAGCATGCACCTCCTCCTAGGGCTCTTTGGGGTCACAGGAGGACAAGGGTATGTGATCACGTGATTCAGGAACACTGAGGGTGGGGTCAGGCCTAGTGCTTCAGGGGCCactgcccaccccacctcacTGGGCTTCCTCATGGAGGAGGCCCAACCAGGGACTGTCAGTGACTCAGCATCTGCTTTTGGGGGTGAAGCTGGGCTCAAGGGTACTTGGTACCCCCGGAAGGCCTTGGCATCATCAGGCAGAGTACCGCTGTGAATCCTTACGTGAGGCTCTGTCACCTCCAAGGTCAGTCTGGCCCTCAtacctccctcacctccagccCTCCACACAGAGCAAGATGATGAGGGCCTCTGCTCATCTCTGAGGCCAGGGTGACAAGGCCCTGGATGCAAGGAGCTGGGGACTCTGTGCCCTCCACCTGGTCCCACGTCCCCTTTGCTTTCCCACAGGAGGACCTGCAGCAACCTGCCCCCTTGCAGGAGGACGAGGCGGCCAAAGTGGAAGAGGAAGTGGCTGAGGCGGTAGGACCTGGGCTCCTGGTGTTACAGGGGGGTCCCTGGGCAAGCTGCTTCCCTCCTGGGGCCCCAGAGCCCTCAAGGGAGCCTCTTGACCTGCAGGCCCCTGAGCCTGAGTGTGAGGTCTCCTCATGGATGGCCCCCTCAGGGCAGAAGGGCACAGATGacacctgtccccaccccacccagggtgGCCACTGAGGGCTGGGGCCCCAGAGCTGTGTGtgaaagtctctctctctcccagaccAAGAGTGGAGGAGATTAGAGGGCTGCAGGTGAGCTCGGAGGCCATGGTCCCCACGTCCTCCCCTGGCTGCCCACAGGCTAGTCCTCCCACGCTGCCGCCACCACCATCACCTGCCTCCCTTGTTCCCTCAACCCCTCTGGTCATTCTGACCCCACCGATGctgctatgaattttttttttttaatgattccaaATAAAACTCAAATCCCTACTGCATACCTGCTCAGGCCTCCTGTCTGTGCTGCCTCATTCATGAAGATGCCCTCTGGGCCCTCTTGGGAACAGGAGCTGGGCCAGGTATGCTACGGGAACACCTGGGCGTTTCTGGAACCTACTGATAGCGCGCACTGCCTTCAGGGAGTCCCCCTGCACCGCCACCCCGCCATtgccgttttttgttttttgtttttcggccatgctgcgtggcttgcaggatctcagttccccgaccagggattgaaaccaggcCACCCCCACTGGCTTTTCACATGGAGGTGGCAGCCCTGCTTTTGGCTCTGGCAGACACCTTCAAGGACACACTGTCCGCTGGAGCGTGACGCCGGGATGCCCCAGGTTTTGAGCTTTGGCTCACCCTCTGAGGATGGACGCCACTGACGACAGAGGGTGAGGATGGGCCTCCTGGGCCTTCCCTCCACGTGTGTCCTTGGTGGAACAGTTCCTTCTGGGAACAGGGATACCTAACGCCCCTCCCTGGAGCAGATGGTGACTTTCAAAGATGGGAAGTCTAGACCCATAGTAGGGACTCTTTGCATCCTCCTCTGTGAAGAAGGACGTGACCCCAGGGTTCCTCCCGCCTGGTCCCACCCAGCCTTGAGCTCCCCACCAAGTTGGGCCTGGGCTTTCCCTTTCACCGAAGAGTTCTGTCAAGTATCATTAGAAAACACAACAGCGTAGAGGCAGAAGAGCCAGCCTCCGCCTtgagagaaaaagagtaaaaacgAACATTTGTTGAGCTCCTTCCAGGTGTGGGACACTGTACTGAGTGCTTTACctcctttaatcctcaaaacaaatgGCACGTCCCAGTTTCGTTGAAAATGAACTGAGAAACAgagagttaaataacttgcccaagggcacaaaGCTAGGAAGCTGGGACCCGGGCAGAAGTCCAGGTGGCCTCGCTCCAGAGCCAGGCAGCTGATTCCCATGCTCTGCTACGTCCACCCGGACTGCCAGGGCTCCAGTGGCGTTATGGCAGATGCCGCCACCCCCAAGGTTTCAAAACAACCCGGGGACCAGGGTGGTCGTTGTCCTACACGAAGGGCTATTGGCGTCATGCCCTGGAGTCTCGTTCAGAGGTGCCTGAGCAAGGAGAGCAAGGCTCCCTTTCCTGTGACAGCCAGTTTGGGTTCAGAGCATCTAAGTGGCTtgccccagccctccagccctgGGTGTGGGCACCAAAACTTGAGTCCACaccaccctcccaccctgcctctgTGGTGGGGAGCAGAGGTCAAGGGCAGCCCTGGGGGGCTGGGAACCAGTCAAACACAGCTGAGCTTCGTTGTATCCCAGCCTGCCGGTCATGGGTATCCACGGCTGAGGAGGCAGAAAGGAGCAGTGAGCTGCTGCTCTTGCAGCCCCCAAACCCTACCGTGGGAGGAATGAAGGGTCTGGAAGAGGTGCGGGCAGTCCCAGGTGTTCCTGCTCCGGGCTCAGACACTGCTTATCAGCAGGCCTGTGCGTACCCCAGGAGGAGGGCATCTGGGGCCTGGGCTTGCCGGAGAGAAAGCGGTGAGGATCTGGGCC
This genomic window contains:
- the SNCG gene encoding gamma-synuclein, translating into MDVFKKGFSIAKEGVVGAVEKTKQGVTEAAEKTKEGVMYVGSKTKEGVVQSVTSVAEKTKEHANAVSEAVVSSVNTVATKTVEEAENIAITSRVVHKEDLQQPAPLQEDEAAKVEEEVAEATKSGGD